A window of Bactrocera dorsalis isolate Fly_Bdor chromosome 4, ASM2337382v1, whole genome shotgun sequence genomic DNA:
tacggtggttgcggaacgatatgggttgagtttttggcgaaatgatcacgaattacgagggcagtatgggatggtgcattatcgtggtgtaaaaaccaagaattgtctttccacaattccggcctttttaggcggatagcgttacgcaaacgacgcataacgttcaaataatattccttgttgactgtttgaccgataaggaaggaattcataatgcacaacactacgataatcgaagaaaacagtcctTGACTTTGGcgtgatttttttggtctcggctctcttttggcacgatattcgctcgattgatcggttttTTCGGggttgtaagcatagatccaagtctcatcgccagttataatgcatttcatgacaccctggtagtcggaaagcatcgtttcacacacttcaacgcgacgccttttgtccaaaaaattcaatgttttcggtaccagtcgagatttgacgcgcttgaggcccaaaacatccttcaaaatggtattggctgagcctttcgatatgccaacttcatcagcaaggtctctaattatcagtcgacggtttttcaacaccaaatctttgatttgttgaacgtgagcttcgttgGTTGAGGTtaatggtcgccctggacgctcttcgtcttcgacacgttcacggccggcttggaactcactataccacttataaacattttgttagacatagcctcatcatcGAAGGCTTTCtacaccatcctcaacgtatccgcagcagaaaattgataccgtaaacaaaatttaatgcaaattctttgctcaacaaatttcgacatcgaaaaactcacttttagcagctcaaaattaatctatgtatatatcttGATTCCATAGAAGATCTATTGATTGCGCAGGAAATGTATACAGATaaactttaatgaaattatttatgtgaaCACTGAAGGTGATAAATAGTGCCTGCAGACGGCTTTATTTAATTCCACCCTGAAGGAGATAGATGTATATTCCAATCCAGAACTCAATATTATTATGTGTAAGAGAATTGCTTTTCTTGTTAATTTATGAACTAATTTTATGTAACGGacgttaataataaaaaataaattaattaatttgtttaaattaattaataacatGATATTCTCATTTCAGAAATTCTGGTCTGGTTGAATTCGCTTTACAAGAAACATGGTACTGTTTTTCGCATATGGTTCGGTAAGGATCTCACGGTCTTCTTTTCCGATCCCGAAGACGTCAGGCAAATactaagtaataataaattgttgaaaaagtccAAAAGTTACGAACTCTCCGAGGTATGGCTTGGCAAGGGACTCCTAACCAGTTCTAACGAAGCCTGGCAACGTCGCCGAAAATTACTCACACCCGCCTTCCATTTTCGCATACTGGGCGAATTCAAGGAACCCATGGAGGATAACTGTCAAATTCTCATCAGCAAATTGCGCGAGAAAGCAAACGGCGAGCAGTTCgatatatatccatatataacGTTATTCGCTTTGGATGCTATTTTAGAGACGGCGATGGGCTTAAAAAAGAATGCACAGATGCAGAGCGAGTCGGAATACGTGAAGGCTGTTCAGACGTATGTgaagaatttaaaaacaaatctcTTGAATTGGCTTATTTTCCCTTCATTCCCATTCCAGCATTTGTCGCGTTTTGTACAAGCGGCTTTTCTCATTTTGGCATCGCTTTGATTTGATCTATCGCTTCACCGATGCGTACAAAGAGAGCAACGAAGCGCTGAAGGTACTGCATGGCGAAACCAATCGTATGATCAAGTTGCGTCGTCAAATGCTGCAGGACACCAACATACATAATATGGCAGACGCTGAGAAATCCGATGAAGTCGGCGGTAAACGGCGTCTTGCCTTCCTCGATATGCTGCTGATATCGCAGCTAGAAGGTGGCGGTCTAACAGATCTTGAAATACGCGAAGAAGTCGACACTTTCTTGTTTGAGGGTCATGACACCACGAGCTCTGCCATGGGCTTTTGCATTTATCTGCTCTCTCAGCATGAGGACATACAGCAGCGCGCTTACGAAGAGGCCGTAGCAATGCAGGGACGTGAAAAGGAAACCATGCGTTACTTGGAGGCGGTGATAAAAGAAACGCTACGCATTTATCCTTCAGTACCATCCTACTCACGAAAAACGCAAGAAGACTTACAAATCGGTAATATAACAGTGCCAAAGGGTGTCGCTGTCAGCGTATTGGCCTACATGGTACATCGTGATGAAAATAATTATCCAGAACCTGAAAAATTCAACCCAGATCGGTTTTTGGACAACGACAAGGAGTTGCATCCATTCGCTTTCGTAGCATTTAGTGCGGGACCAAGGAATTGCATtggtaaatgaaattaaaatatttgattaaactCTCAGTTCTGTAGTAActcattaaatttcattttctacTCGCGTTTAGGTCAAAAGTTCGCTATGCTGGAGTTAAAGCTTGCGCTATCGTCTCTTTTGAGGAGTTACGAATTACTGCCAGTGAAGGGTTTCGTACCTAATCATTTGGCAGAGTTGGTGATGAAAAGTGGAAATGGCATACAGATACGTATGCGGCCCCGAAAATAAAATACCGTTACCagtttttaatgcatttattgatttttaccgccttgtgttattattgtttattagttgtttaaaaatatgttctaaataaatattttttattaatcgtATGACCTGAAAACCATCCTCAATATAAACGACAAACTTCtctttataccctaaacagggtatattaatttTGCCACAATATTTGTTACACCCAAAAGGCATCagcggagaccctataaagtatagaCTAGTACCAATACAAATGATCAGCTTGACATGCTGAGCCGATTTAATCATGTTCTTCAGTTATATATGCGAAATAGTCTTTCAGTTTTTAGGATATTGACCTGATATTTTGCAGACGTCCTATTCTTTTCAGGAAGCTGCAAACTTTTCGGAACCCACAATATTGAACAACTAGCatatagtttccatacaaactgaacgatggaaatcaagtgcttgtagggaaaactttctcacttgacaaggtatcttcaagaaatttggcagagATTCTTAACCAAAGCATCACTTCAATACCGTAAGATATTTTTCAGTTCgtactactataacatatacatatcgctcatttacttCAATagtgtcataactcaaaaaacgcattttttcaggagagcaatttttagttttcagcTTTCTTTTGTGGGTTAAATAAAAGCTAAGATCGCAGATTTTCTATGCAAACTAGTGATATGTCATGTGTAGTATACATTATAGAAGAAATTCGACCGAAATTAatgatttctcaattttttcttgaacaaaaacttttctGCTTTGAATTATGTCATTGTTTCtgaaaaaacatagaaatttcTCGGTTATAAACTAAATGTGTCATTATTGtagagaaataaaatacaaacccccatattcataataaataaaaatggtttataaagttttttaaaatgacATGAATAATGGGcgaaatttatacatttagacATTTTATTTTCGGGGGTTtttaacgtaaaaaaaaaaaataaaatacaaaaattcatagcatcaaaacatatttttatatgaagttcattttcagtttttaaaaatagtagaaataattagtaaatagtggaaatacatatatgattgaatcacaaattgttataaaattcttGATGAAAGCgtggaatcaagttctttttaattaattcgttGATATCTTGTCTTTTATTATTAGGAATTCCGATTTTGGAATGGTAGGCTTTTTGTAAATCAATCGGTGTGCAATGTTTCTTCTTGGATTTGATTATAGTGGCTTCCCTCAACTTCTCCTCAGCGTATGATGTTTTGAAAAGCACAGAGTTGGGTGACTCTCGTTGAACCTTCAGGATTTTCACTTGAGAGAGTTTAATTTCTCCCATATTCAATGGACCCATGTCATTAGAGAGTAATTTGAGGTCAAAGAAATCTCCATAAGACATTTCTTGCACTAAGAATGGGTGGCCTGTTTTCTTTGCTGATCGAATTGTAGTAATGAATGAGTCAGTGGTGTCAACAAGTTTCATACAATTGGAAATAAATTGCCTCTGCTTCTCAATGTCACCAAGAGCCCAATATGAGGAAAATATCTCTTTTCTCTGCTCTTcgctaaatatatttgaaaggaGTTTTGTTCAGGTACTGGCGTACATAATTCTAGATCTGGAGAATCTTCCTCGAAGCAGTTATCATAAATTAGGCTGTTTACCGCGGTCGGATGTGGTGGGTTATCTTCATCATTGCCGTAGACACTATCACTGGAATCGCTAGCAGAAACTGGGAAGTATGTCACATCAACTATGGAATTGTCACTATCTTCTGAGAACAATGATGAAGAAGATCCGCAATTATTTTTGGATAACGACATTTCTAAGTAAGCTAGAAAAAGTCGAAATTCGTAATTTTATTATCAGCAATAGCGTATCATTTTACGTTATGAGAAGATGTTTTATATTATAGCCGATACTATTTTCGTAAATAatgacatattttatattaacacaAAATCGCCATTTCTACACAGCCCATTTTTTCACGAAAAAAACGTCACAAAACAAAATACCTAGTTacgcaattaatttattttcaacaacaacgtcaCATATTGTGTTGCGCAAATTATGAggaactaaaatttttcaacagtATAGTCACAACGCAAAATAATACTATTTACATGAAAATTAGCAACATGAAAAATATAACTACCTTTTCACATAATTCGCTGTAACACAAAATATATCGTTTTTTCGGAAAAACTAATAATCTTTACACGACGACGACTCATGTTAAATTGAAATGTGTCGATGCTGTAGCAAAAATTTGACGCGTCACAACAAGTGGAATAACGGCACTTTTTCGTCTCACGCGCTCAATTTTCTACTAATCACAgagaattttttatacaatattaaccATAATATTGagcacatttttttgtatttaactcaaaaaatcagttttttgagttatgacactGTTGaagtaaatgagcgatatgtaggTATCTTACAAACTAAGCGTTCAAAATCACAATAAAGATAAGCTATATTATAGCCGCCGAAGttaacaatttttcttgtttttaaatacatattatatattatccAGTCAAACTCAATAGGAAGAAGTCCACACAATATAGGATCTAGGTGCGACTCTGTTCCTACCAATAGCATACTATCTATTTTTCATAGCGGTCGCTACTTGACGGTTAAACACAAATTCTGGgctaggattttgaaaaaaatcaatttttttttgcatattttgaaagtttagactttcaaaaatgtGACCTTGGAAGGAATTTccaaaattcgacttattttcggagatacagccgagtttgtgacgtggcgtccgtgttcactagaattgtctcctaaactttaatcgcgtttttctctaaactactttttttgaggtAGTTGACATGATATTTcaagttctactgaaccgattcctttaaaatttggtatatatcttctttatacaatgctctatcgtgtctgccttggatttccaaaaatttttatttgaagtatttttaaaaaattcgaaaaggtcgaaaaaatcgggtaaaatttttttttttcaagtcgacgccattttgttatttttatttttttttttttttgaaaatggtcaacccgataacgacatccttactaatgaagaatcttcttgttttttgtgttttagatctctacaagggttgaaatcacgtcaaccaggacgcaccgtttttttttgaagccccAACTCCACCGGCCTGTATCTCGAcgatggttcgctcgcttccgctTTGTTCGATTTACACCGATAAAAGCTTTACACAGATGGATTAATGTCTCTTTCGGAAatatggcaaaaagtggttgaccaaaatggtacaatttgtttatttatttattagtataaaacaagaaacgaaaggctaagttcgggtgtccaatcgcaagaatcaaagccagggaaatactttagtGTGTAAAACCAATTATATAAGTAAAGTCAGCCATATATTCGAAAAacttgatattagttatatagaggataagccaagttttcgctcaaatttatttattttaggcacaaagatacactattatgaataaaacacgctttcttattttcattgggataactcacatattggccgatatatgcggtacaaagttaccccgaagttcgaaaatctttatattaagtctatgggaaagaaaacttaaaacatattttaataaaaataataaaatattaattaaaaacatgttttaagttctctggttgcatatagtttgtttagaaatacgaaaagactaccaaatttaaaatataaattaattcattgcatacttttcggTTGAACAACTACAGCAGTGTCCAGCAAGTAAGAGAAGCTCAAGTAATTTAACTTTTAGGTAAATATTTTAGCTCATAGCTAATCTCTACcttaccaaaaaattttaattaaatttattaagtttgaaatataaaatgaaacatCGAAAAAGGCATAAActgttttaatgaaaaaa
This region includes:
- the LOC125778516 gene encoding probable cytochrome P450 4s3 isoform X2, which codes for MSALALIAFALWALFMRYLPHIVEFLRIRKFASTIPGPSIGELIENAKKGQILVWLNSLYKKHGTVFRIWFGKDLTVFFSDPEDVRQILSNNKLLKKSKSYELSEVWLGKGLLTSSNEAWQRRRKLLTPAFHFRILGEFKEPMEDNCQILISKLREKANGEQFDIYPYITLFALDAILETAMGLKKNAQMQSESEYVKAVQTICRVLYKRLFSFWHRFDLIYRFTDAYKESNEALKVLHGETNRMIKLRRQMLQDTNIHNMADAEKSDEVGGKRRLAFLDMLLISQLEGGGLTDLEIREEVDTFLFEGHDTTSSAMGFCIYLLSQHEDIQQRAYEEAVAMQGREKETMRYLEAVIKETLRIYPSVPSYSRKTQEDLQIGNITVPKGVAVSVLAYMVHRDENNYPEPEKFNPDRFLDNDKELHPFAFVAFSAGPRNCIGQKFAMLELKLALSSLLRSYELLPVKGFVPNHLAELVMKSGNGIQIRMRPRK